In Chryseobacterium lactis, a single genomic region encodes these proteins:
- a CDS encoding FecR family protein: MERKDVYISFEISNILKKIVQEEPLTFSDHSTLETWLLKDEGNKIYFNNLKNENLVADSIKKLYNTDSNVQFKLIEQKIRKKRKLMLFRKMSIAAGFIVVFGTSIWYLNYKSGTQEPTFKTIENDILPGSNKATITFGNGKAINLKETEGILVTPSGLTYSDGSSINDSEFIGSAILKTPRGGQYKITLADGSKVWLNSNSSLEYPVKFSNNNREVRLNGEAYFEVHHDPKHPFLVNTTLQEVKVLGTTFNIRAYEDKQYTTLVQGSVEIKSNGSTFTRKLKPNEQAIIDHYSLSIKNVDALDFIGWKEGLINSGNISLVELSKEVERWYDVDFKFPQNFKNSESADLSINKNENLSTVLKVIDKTYGVKTEIHGKEVIIR; the protein is encoded by the coding sequence ATGGAAAGGAAAGATGTTTACATCAGTTTTGAAATAAGCAATATATTAAAAAAAATCGTTCAGGAAGAACCTTTGACTTTTAGTGATCATTCAACTTTAGAAACTTGGTTATTAAAGGATGAAGGGAATAAAATATATTTCAATAATTTAAAAAATGAAAATCTTGTCGCTGATTCCATAAAGAAACTTTATAATACTGATTCAAATGTTCAATTCAAACTGATTGAACAAAAAATCAGAAAGAAAAGAAAATTAATGCTGTTCCGAAAAATGAGCATTGCTGCTGGATTCATAGTCGTTTTCGGAACGTCAATTTGGTATTTAAACTATAAGTCGGGTACGCAAGAACCAACATTTAAAACCATAGAAAACGACATCTTACCGGGCTCAAATAAAGCTACTATAACTTTTGGGAATGGTAAAGCTATTAATCTGAAAGAAACGGAAGGCATTTTGGTAACTCCCAGCGGCCTAACCTATAGTGATGGGAGTTCTATAAATGATTCAGAATTCATCGGATCAGCAATACTGAAAACCCCGAGAGGTGGCCAATATAAAATTACCCTTGCAGATGGTTCTAAAGTTTGGCTAAACTCCAATTCGTCTTTAGAATATCCAGTAAAATTTTCAAACAATAATAGAGAAGTCCGATTAAATGGTGAAGCTTATTTTGAAGTTCATCATGACCCAAAACATCCATTTCTCGTCAACACAACTCTCCAAGAAGTTAAAGTTCTTGGAACAACCTTTAATATTCGTGCCTATGAGGACAAACAGTATACGACTCTCGTTCAGGGAAGCGTAGAAATTAAATCTAATGGCTCTACATTTACCAGAAAATTGAAGCCCAATGAACAGGCTATAATTGATCATTATAGCCTTTCCATTAAAAATGTCGATGCTCTTGATTTTATCGGCTGGAAGGAAGGGTTGATAAATTCGGGAAATATTTCTCTCGTGGAACTTTCAAAGGAAGTTGAACGTTGGTATGATGTAGACTTCAAATTTCCCCAAAATTTCAAAAATTCAGAGAGTGCAGATTTAAGCATTAACAAAAATGAAAATCTTTCCACTGTTCTAAAAGTAATAGATAAAACATACGGTGTAAAAACTGAGATTCACGGAAAGGAGGTGATCATCAGATAA
- a CDS encoding RNA polymerase sigma factor: MKNVENMAYEILLQGLRNGDQYAFHQIFQTFHKAIVYFASKLLPEYNYSEAEEIVQDVFVKLYEKRSTFNSFENIKAFLYIVTKNACLDKIAKEKVRSNRFGRYIQDFEESEESILQNIIDAELISQLGAEIDALPEKCRIIMRQFLDEDKNAKEIADDLGISVSTVNNQKSRAVSIIKKRLGNAGIALLLFYL; the protein is encoded by the coding sequence ATGAAGAATGTTGAAAATATGGCCTATGAAATATTACTGCAGGGACTGCGGAATGGAGATCAATATGCCTTTCACCAAATCTTCCAAACATTTCACAAAGCAATAGTTTATTTTGCTTCTAAGCTTTTACCTGAATACAATTATTCTGAAGCTGAGGAAATTGTACAAGATGTTTTTGTCAAGCTTTATGAAAAGAGATCAACTTTTAATTCTTTTGAAAATATTAAAGCATTTCTATACATAGTAACAAAAAATGCGTGTCTGGACAAGATTGCTAAAGAAAAAGTTAGATCTAATCGCTTTGGTAGATACATTCAGGATTTTGAAGAATCAGAAGAAAGTATTCTTCAAAATATTATTGATGCTGAACTTATTAGCCAATTGGGAGCTGAAATTGATGCACTTCCTGAAAAGTGCAGGATTATAATGAGGCAGTTTTTAGATGAAGATAAAAATGCAAAGGAAATCGCAGATGATCTCGGCATAAGCGTAAGTACTGTCAATAATCAAAAATCCAGAGCCGTCTCTATCATAAAAAAACGGCTTGGAAATGCCGGAATCGCCCTTTTATTATTTTATTTATAA
- a CDS encoding helix-turn-helix domain-containing protein: MKAFLKLYIICFSFFFTMSLKGQNDEEFSEYYLLRKNYEGLSENDEHALQFIKQYIAKAKREKNYEQLIQGYLDGILYSSHPEQKLKFADSTIYASKLTKNNEKISAAYLEKGVVYYFQYKKYNLALDEYIKAYQYAKNSTDYFYNNRLIYLMGVVNSYMGNYNESLEQFRTTSEFFKSESKKPQHPNLIYNNLRGYFNSIHQMAVCYRNLGQFKRSDSLIAVGLLQTSTSKEYMQEYSYFLKEKGIQQFRNRKYEQAISSLNSCMKSISAVNDFAWLTVCYSYIGKSYLALGKEDQAATYFKMVDSVFQRHNFILPEVRNNYESLINYYKTKKDLHKEYFYTKQLLKADIVLNRDFRYLSSKIHKEYDTPLLRETKLSLEKEISKSKWTTLIIIILSSSVILFMIIWHQSQKDKLLKAYYLLEQKILNKVEEPKPEDSSPINNSVDPYIPQQIINEILKKLKKFEQNNGFIEKGLTSKDLAKKFDTNYKYLTSIIRESRGMNFTDYLAHLRINYITNKLYNDRKYLSYTIITLAEECGIGSRQNFNEKFLKINGIKATTFIKKRRKDLNFDDDPIVEIPL, from the coding sequence ATGAAAGCCTTCCTTAAACTTTATATAATATGTTTTTCGTTTTTTTTCACGATGTCTTTGAAAGGACAGAATGATGAAGAGTTTAGTGAATACTATCTTCTGCGAAAAAATTATGAGGGACTTTCAGAAAATGATGAACATGCGCTTCAGTTTATAAAGCAGTATATAGCCAAAGCGAAAAGAGAAAAGAATTACGAACAATTAATTCAGGGGTATTTGGATGGTATTTTGTACTCATCACACCCAGAACAGAAATTAAAATTTGCGGATAGTACAATTTATGCCTCAAAACTCACTAAAAATAATGAAAAAATAAGCGCTGCATATTTGGAAAAGGGAGTTGTGTATTATTTCCAGTATAAGAAGTATAATCTCGCATTAGATGAATACATAAAGGCATATCAATACGCCAAAAATAGTACAGATTATTTTTATAACAATAGGCTAATCTATCTTATGGGTGTTGTCAACAGTTATATGGGAAATTATAATGAATCCCTGGAACAGTTTAGAACCACGAGTGAATTTTTTAAAAGTGAATCTAAAAAACCTCAACATCCAAACCTCATTTACAACAATTTAAGAGGTTATTTTAATTCTATCCATCAAATGGCAGTATGTTATAGAAATCTTGGACAGTTTAAGCGTTCGGATTCATTAATTGCTGTTGGTCTATTGCAGACATCAACGAGCAAAGAATATATGCAGGAATACAGTTATTTTTTGAAAGAAAAAGGAATTCAGCAATTCAGGAATAGAAAATATGAACAGGCAATCTCATCCCTAAATTCCTGCATGAAATCCATTTCAGCTGTCAATGATTTTGCTTGGTTAACGGTTTGTTATTCTTACATTGGTAAATCATATCTTGCCCTTGGAAAAGAAGATCAAGCTGCAACATATTTTAAGATGGTGGATTCCGTATTTCAAAGACATAACTTCATTTTACCAGAAGTAAGAAATAACTACGAATCTTTGATAAATTACTATAAGACCAAAAAAGATCTTCATAAAGAATATTTTTATACAAAGCAATTATTAAAAGCAGATATAGTCCTTAATAGGGATTTCAGATATCTTTCTTCTAAAATTCATAAAGAATATGATACCCCGTTATTGCGGGAAACAAAGCTTAGTTTAGAAAAGGAGATTTCCAAAAGTAAGTGGACAACTTTAATAATTATAATTTTGAGCTCTTCCGTGATATTGTTCATGATAATATGGCATCAATCTCAAAAGGATAAACTACTTAAAGCCTATTATCTTCTAGAACAGAAAATTTTAAATAAAGTTGAGGAACCAAAGCCTGAAGATTCTTCTCCCATAAATAATTCGGTTGACCCTTATATTCCCCAACAAATAATAAATGAGATATTAAAAAAACTGAAAAAATTTGAACAGAACAATGGTTTTATAGAAAAGGGCTTAACATCTAAAGACCTTGCAAAAAAGTTTGATACAAATTACAAATATCTCACAAGTATTATCAGAGAATCTAGGGGAATGAATTTCACCGATTACTTGGCTCACCTAAGAATAAATTATATTACAAACAAACTATATAATGATAGGAAATATCTGTCATATACCATTATAACTTTAGCCGAGGAATGTGGTATAGGGTCGCGTCAGAATTTTAATGAAAAGTTTCTAAAAATTAATGGTATTAAAGCCACAACCTTTATAAAAAAAAGACGGAAAGACTTAAATTTCGATGATGATCCAATAGTAGAAATTCCCCTATGA